The genomic window TAACCCATAGGCTTATTGTACGCCTGTTTTTTTATAAGTTATACAATACATTATATTCATGATTTTTGTTTCAATATGTTAAGATATTTGTTTATCCAAAGAGATAAACGCTGTATGCTAGAGGATTAAAATCTAATAGCGAGCAGCTATAACTTAAGGTGGTTATAGCGATGGGGCTCACCTCTTACCATTCCGAACAGAGAAGTTAAGCCCATTAGCGCCGATGGTACTGCATTTGTGGGAGAGTAGGTCGTTGCCTTTTTTAATCCTCAACAAGAAATTGTTGAGGATTTTTTTTGTTATAAACTTAAATGAAAATATAAACTATAAGGCTCTTTGTATGAGTAGGTTATGGTTTTTGAAGACAAAGTCTAGCTTAGGTTCTAATTCATGTTAAGCGATGATATTTAGTTATTTATTTGAAGTTTTTGACGGAATAATCTGTTTTTATAGTGTGGAATAACATTATTAAATAGAAAAATACGTACAACTACGCATTTTTAATAGCCTTTATTTGTCTTATCTTTGTAAAGCTATTAATTAGTTCTTAGGGAGAATTAAAGAAAACTCTAAATTGTAATGATTTAGAGTTTTCGCTTTTTATAAAGTTACGTCTTTCTTCTCATAGCACTTATCTTTTTTACTTTTTAGTAAAATGTTAATAAGCTTTATATCTAGAGGTATTTGGAATTAATTGTTTTTTATATGTAAATGGGTCATTTTAAGTTTTCGTAGATTTACTTCAATTAATTATCCCTGTTAAATTATAGACATGTTTAATTTCGTGCTGTTATTTTAAATTATGGCTCAATAATTGATTTAATCTTTATGAAAATTTAGAAAACTATTGTTTTATGAAAAGTATATTTATAATTGTTGCAGTTCTAGCTTTAAACATAACGCAAGCTCAAATATTAGAGCCTGTGAATTGGGAAACTTCAGTTAATAGGGTATCGGATACCGAATTTGATTTAATAGCAACAGCAACTATAGATTCTGGTTGGCATTTATATTCGCAAACGGTTCCAGAGGATGGACCTATAGCAACGAGTTTTAGTTTTGATGGAAATGGTAAATTTCTTAAAAAGGGGAATACTAAAGAAGATGAAGGTCATGTTGTAGATGATCCTATTTTTGGAATGAAGATAAAATATTTTGATAATAAGGCTATTTTTAAACAGCGTATAAAGATTAAAACTAAAAAGAGCTTTACTGTAGAAGCTGTGGTTAATTTTATGGTATGTAACGATAGTAGATGTTTATCTCCAACAGATGAGGATTTGTTGTTTACGGTAGACTAATTTAGTCTTTAAAGCTATATTTATGTCGTTATTAATATAAAGAAATAGCAGTGATATTATTATATAAAAAAAGTGATCAGCTTAGTTGATCACTTTTTTTATTATTTAAAGTTTACTCAGAGATATTACAATCCGAAAGCAGCTTTTACTTTATCTACATAATCTAATTTCTCCCAAGTAAATAATTCAACATCTAATGTTATTGATTCACCGTTTGGTTGTGAGAATGATTTAGTAACCGTTTCATTTTTACGTCCCATGTGTCCGTATGCAGCGGTTTCGCTATATATAGGTGCTCTAAGTTTTAAACGCTCTTCGATAGCAAATGGACGCATATCGAAAAGTTCTGAAACTTTTTCAGCTATTTCTCCGTCGGTCATATTAAAGGTACAAGTTCCGTAAGTATCTATAAAAATTCCCATAGGTTCAACAACACCAATAGCATAACTAACTTGTACTAAAACTTCACTAGCAACACCTGCTGCTACTAAATTTTTAGCAATATGTCTTGTAGCATAAGCAGCACTTCTGTCTACTTTACTTGGATCTTTTCCTGAGAAAGCACCGCCACCATGTGCGCCTTTACCACCGTAAGTATCTACAATAATTTTTCTACCAGTTAAACCAGTATCACCATGAGGTCCACCAATAACAAATTTACCAGTAGGGTTTATATGATATTTAATATCGTTATTGAATAAATTCTGAATAGTTTCAGGTAAATCTGAAATTACGCGTGGAATTAAAATTTCAACAATATCTTTTCTGATTTTTGCAAGCATAATATCGTCGGCATCAAAATCATCATGTTGTGTAGAAACTACGATGGCATCAATACGTTGTGGTACATTATCATCACTATATTCAATAGTTACTTGACTTTTAGAATCTGGTCTTAAGTAAGTAATATCTTTATTTTCGCGACGTAATTCTGCTAAAACTTTTAAAATCCTGTGAGACAAATCTAAAGCTAATGGCATGAAATTTTCTGTTTCATTACTAGCATAACCAAACATCATACCTTGATCTCCTGCACCTTGTTCTTCTTTGGTTCCGCGATCTACACCTTGACTAATATCGTCTGATTGTTCGTGAATAGCGGAAAGTACGCCACACGAATTTCCATCAAACATATACTCTCCTTTAGTATATCCAATTTTATTGATAGTATCTCTAGCAATTTTTTGAACATCTAAATAAGTTGTTGATTTCACTTCACCAGCAAGTACTACTTGTCCAGTAGTAACAAGGGTTTCGCATGCTACTTTCGATTCGGTATCAAAAGCTAAAAAATTGTCGATTAACGCATCACTAATTTGATCCGCCACCTTATCTGGGTGTCCTTCAGAAACACTTTCTGAAGTAAATAAATAAGCCATATTATATTATTTTATAGCAAGATTTGACGAAAACGTCGAAGGAAGTTTACACTGCCTTTAGCATTTTTATTTGTACTGAGTTCTTTTCAATTTGTTTTGAAAATTTATTTAGTACAAAGAGGTTGCAATCAGTCAAATCTTTCCTCTGTTATATGTGGCTGCAAAAATAGAAAAATAAAAGGAATTGTTAATTCATTTAGACTTTTTTAACCTAAAATTTGCTTAATAATTTTTATTTATAAATATTTGAATAGATAAATTAAACGTTTCTGATATAGAAGGAATTAATTTATAGTATTACATGAAGAATAAGTCCTTAATTAATGCTTCTATTAATGTTATTATGATTATTTCATAAGGCTTGTAAAACGGTTTTTAAAAATCTAAATATGTCAAAAAGCCTCCCTTTTATAGAAGCCTTTTTTTATTGTAAATTTTTCACTTTTTGGGCATAGTAAAAATACTGAATTAAAATACTGATTTATAGTAAGTTAGCATGTGTTTTATGTTTGTGAATTTAACCGATAAATCGAATTAAAAATCGAATTAAAATCCTAATAAATTAATTTCGATTATTATTTTAGATAATGAAGAGTTTTTAATGGAATTCACAATTTCATAAATTTTTAAAATAAAAATATAGTAAAAGATAAAATTATCCGCAACAAAAATGAAGGAACTCAATAAACATAGTAGAAGGTTAACTCAAGATGAATCTCAACCAGCATCTCAAGCGATGTTATATGCGGTAGGATTGACCGATGAGGATATGAAAAAAGCCCAAGTGGGCATTGCAAGTACAGGTTACGATGGTAACCCATGTAATATGCATTTAAATAATTTAGCTGCAGAAGTTAAAATAGAGTGTAAAATAGCCAATTTGGTTGGTTTGGGGTTTAATACTATTGGTGTTAGTGATGGTATTTCAATGGGAACTTCGGGTATGAATTACTCTTTAGCCTCTCGTGATATTATTGCAGATTCTATTGAAACGGTAATGAATGCTCAAAGTTATGATGCACTTGTTTCTGTTGTTGGTTGCGATAAAAATATGCCAGGAGCTGTTATAGCTATGTTACGCTTAAATCGTCCGTCAATTATGATGTATGGTGGTACGATAGCGTCAGGTAAATATAAAGGAAGAAAATTAAACATTGTTTCAGCTTTTGAGGCTTTAGGACAAAAAGTTGCAGGCGAAATTGGTGAAGAAGAATATAGAGATATTATAAAAAGTGCTATACCAGGAGCGGGAGCTTGTGGAGGAATGTATACAGCAAACACTATGGCTTCTGCAATAGAGTGTATGGGATTTGCATTACCTTATAATTCTTCTATTCCTGCTGAGAATCCAAATAAATTATCTGAAAGTGAGAGAACAGCTCTTGCTATAAAAAACCTTTTGGAGTTAGATTTAAAGCCTTTAGATATTATTACTAAAAAATCTATTGAAAATGCTATTGCACTTGTAAACGCATTGGGTGGATCTACAAATGCTGTATTGCACTTTTTAGCAATTGCTCATGCTGCAGATATCGAATTTACATTAGAAGATTTTCAACGTGTTAGCGATAGAACGCCTTTAATAGCAGATTTAAAACCTAGTGGAAAATATTTAATGGAAGATGTTCATGGTGTTGGTGGAACTCCAGCTGTAATGAAATATTTATTAGATAATGGTTATTTATACGGTGATTGTATGACGGTAACCGGAAAAACTTTAGCTGAAAATTTAAAAGATGTTGAAGCACTTTCGTTTGATGAAGATAGTCAAGACGTTATATATCCAAAAGATAAAGCATTAAAATCTTCAGGGAACTTGCAAATCCTTTACGGGAACTTAGCAACGGAAGGTGCTGTAGCAAAAATATCAGGAAACGAAGGTTTATTATTTGAAGGAAAAGCTGTTGTTTACGATGGTGAGCAAGCTGCAAATACTGGGATTTCAAATGGAGAAGTAGAAAGAGGCGATGTTGTCGTTATTAGATATGTAGGTCCAAAAGGAGGTCCAGGAATGCCAGAAATGCTAAAACCAACCTCATTAATTATGGGAGCAGGTTTAGGTAAATCTGTTGCATTAATTACAGATGGTCGTTTTTCTGGAGGAACACACGGTTTTGTTGTTGGGCATATTACCCCAGAAGCACAAGAAGGCGGAACCATTGGTTTATTAAAAACTGGTGATAAAATAAAAATTAGTGCTGAAGATAATTCTATCAACGTATTACTTTCTGATGAAGAATTGGCAGAAAGAAAAACACAATGGGTTCAGCCAGAATTAAAACATACAAAAGGAATATTATATAAATATGCAAAATCTGTTGCATCGGCTTCTAAAGGCTGTGTAACGGATGCGTTTTAACAAACGATTACAAGAGCAAGACGAAAATATATAGAGATGAAAGACACTCAAACCATAGAAAAACAGGAAGGTAAGACGCAAGAGACTATGCGAATTACTGGTAGCGAGGCCATTATTCATTGCTTATTAGCCGAAGGAGTAGATATACTTTACGGTTATCCAGGTGGTGCAATTATGCCTGTTTACGACGAATTGTATAAATTTCAACACAAAATTCATCACGTGTTAACACGTCATGAACAAGGAGCTGCGCATGCAGCACAAGGTTATGCACGTATTTCAGGAAAAGTTGGGGTTGCTATGGCAACTTCAGGACCTGGTGCAACAAATTTAATAACAGGTATTGCTGATGCTCAAATAGATTCTACACCAATAGTGTGTATTACTGGGCAAGTCGCTTCGCATTTGTTAGGTAGTGATGCTTTTCAGGAAACTGATATTGTTGGTATTTCTACACCAGTTACAAAATGGAATTGCCAAGTAACCAAAGCATCTCAAATTCCAGAAGCTATAGCTCAAGCATTTTATATTGCTAAGAGTGGGCGTCCGGGACCGGTTTTAGTAGATATTACTAAAGATGCTCAGTTGGAAGAATTCGATTTTAAATATGAAAAATGTACGGGAATAAGAAGTTATAATCCCATACCAAAAACAGATAAAGAAGCTGTTAAAGCTGCTGCAAAATTAATTAACGCAGCAAAAAAACCAATGATTGTTTGGGGCCAAGGTGTTATTTTAGGTAAAGCCGAAGCAGAATTAAAAGCTGTAATTGAAAAAGCGGGAATTCCTTCAGCTTGGACCATTCTTGGAGCTTCAGCAGTACCAACTTCTCATCCATTAAATATTGGTATGGTTGGTATGCACGGTAATTATGCTCCTAATGTATTAACCAATGAATGCGATGTGTTAATTGCTATTGGTATGCGTTTTGATGATCGTGTTACAGGAAATTTAAAAACCTATGCAAAGCAAGCTAAAGTGATTCATTTTGAAATTGATCCTGCGGAGATTGATAAAAATGTAAAAACAGAAGTGGCTGTTTTGGGAAATTCTAAAGATAGTTTATCACAATTACTTCCTTTATTAAATGAAGCAAATCATGAGGCTTGGTTACAAGAATTTAAAGATTTGTATGCTATTGAGTTCGAAAAGGTTATTAAAGAAGATCTTTCGCCAAGTAAAGAAGGCTTAACCATGGGTGAAGTGATAAAACAGATAAATATTGAGACTAAAGGTAATGCTGCTATAGTTTCCGATGTTGGGCAACACCAAATGATTGCTTGTCGTTATGCCGATTTTAATATCACAAAAAGTAATATTACTTCGGGTGGTTTAGGAACTATGGGCTTTGCTCTTCCAGCAGCTATTGGAGCTAAAATGGCAGCGCCAGATCGCGAGGTGGTTGCTATTATTGGTGATGGTGGTTTTCAAATGAATATTCAAGAATTAGGAACTATTTTTCAGCAAAAAACACCTGTTAAAATTGTAGTTTTAAATAACGAGTTTTTAGGAATGGTGCGCCAATGGCAACAGTTGTTTTTCGATAAGCGCTATGCATCAACGGAAATGACAAATCCTAACTTTGTGGCTATTGCAGAAGGCTATTATATCAAAGCTAGGAAAGTTGAAAAACGTGAAGAGTTGGCAGATGCAGTAAAGGAAATGATTGAATCTAAAGAATCGTATTTCTTAGAAGTTTGCGTAGAGAAAGAAGGAAACGTTTTTCCAATGATTGAAACCGGAGCTTCAGTTTCAGATGTAAGATTGTGCTAATAAATTAAGATCTAAAATAAAATGAATCAAGATATACAATCATTTACGATTTCAATTTATACCGAAAATAATATCGGGTTATTAAATCGTATTTCAGCTATTTTTCAACGTAGACACATAAATATAGAAAGTTTAACAACTTCACAATCGGAAATTGATGGTGTAAATCGCTTTGTTATTGTTGTTAATATGTGCGAAGAACAAGCCATAAAAATTGTTAAACAAATAGAAAAACAAGTAGAAACTATTCGTGCATTTTATCATATTGAAGATGATACTATTTTTACAGAATCGAGTATGTTTAAAATAAGATCTGAATTATTGTTTAACGAACCTCAAATTCAGAATATTATAAAAGAAAGTTATGCTCGAATTGTAACCGTAAATAAAGATTTTTTCGTTTTAGAAAAATCTGGAAGACGTCTAGAAATTGAAAATTTACGCAAGGAACTAAGTGTTTATGGCATTATGCAGTTTGTGCGTTCGGGAAGGATTGCAGTGACTAAAGAAGAAATGAAAGTAACAGAAGTGCTTAAAGCCTTCAATAATAAATACTAATTAAATTATAAAATGGGAAATTATTTTAACACCTTATCATTAAGAGATAAATTAAATCAATTATCTAAATGTAGATTTATGGACTCTTCGGAATTTGAAGATGGTGTAAATGCTTTAAAAGGTAAAAAAATTGTTATAGTAGGTTGTGGTGCACAAGGTTTAAATCAAGGATTGAATATGAGAGATTCTGGTTTAGATATTTCTTATACACTTCGTGACGCTGCCATTGCAGAAAAACGCCAATCTTTTTTAAATGCAAGCGATAATGGTTTTACTGTTGGTACTTACCAAGAGTTAATTCCTACTGCAGATTTAGTATTAAACTTAACACCAGATAAACAACATACAAGTGTAGTAAAAGCGATAATGCCTTTAATGAAAAAAGGAGCAACATTATCTTATTCTCACGGTTTTAATATTGTTGAAGAAGGAACTCAAGTTCGTGAAGATTTAACAGTAATCATGGTAGCTCCAAAATGTCCAGGGACAGAAGTAAGAGAAGAATATAAAAGAGGATTTGGTGTACCAACTTTAATAGCGGTTCATGAAGAAAACGATCCAGAAGGAAAAGGTTGGGCACAAGCAAAAGCTTACGCTGCAGCAACTGGAGGTGATAAAGCAGGTGTTTTAGCATCTTCTTTTATTGCTGAAGTAAAGTCTGATTTAATGGGAGAGCAAACTATTTTATGTGGTTTACTTCAAACAGGATCTATCCTTTGTTTCGATAAAATGGTAGAAAAAGGAATCGATGCAGGTTATGCTTCTAAATTAATTCAATATGGATGGGAAACTATTACAGAAGGTCTTAAATATGGTGGTATTACTAACATGATGGATCGTCTTTCTAATCCAGCAAAAATTAAAGCTTTTGAACTTTCAGAAGAATTAAAAGATATAATGCGTCCATTATTCCAAAAACATATGGATGATATTATTGAAGGTCGTTTTTCTGCAGGTATGATGGCAGATTGGGCTAACGATGATAAAGATTTATTAGGGTGGAGAGCTGCAACTGCAGAAACTGCATTTGAAAAAACACCAGCTGGTGATGTTGAAATTTCTGAACAAGAATTTTATGATAATGGTGTATTAATGGTTGCTATGGTAAGAGCAGGTGTAGAATTAGCTTTTGAAGCTATGACAGATTCTGGAATTATCGAAGCATCGGCTTATTATGAGTCTTTACACGAAACTCCACTTATAGCAAATACAATTGCAAGACGTAAATTATATGAAATGAACGCTGTAATTTCTGATACTGCTGAGTACGGATGTTATTTATTCGATCACGCTTGTAAGCCTTTATTAGCAGATTTCATGAAAACTGTTGATACTGATATTATCGGAAAACCTTATGCTACTAGTAATGGTGCAGGTGTAGATAATGCTAAATTAATTGAAGTAAATGCTGCTTTAAGAAATCACCCAGTTGAAAAAGTTGGAACGTTCTTAAGAGCATCTATGACGGCTATGAAGCCAATAGTTTAAGGATTTAAATAAATATTTTAGACCTGTCAAGTTTTTATTAACTTGACAGGTCTTGTTAAATAAAACAACCTGTAAGATTTCGTAAATCTTGCTGGTTACTAAAATTAAAAATTAATGAAGGAGATCACTTACTTTCCTAGTATTAATAATATAAAGCGAGCTGCTGATACTATAAAAAAAGTGTCGGCAGTTACGCCTTTAGGGCAAAGCCTTCGTCTTTCAGAAAATTTTGAAGCTAATATTTTTTTAAAACGAGAAGATTTACAGCAAGTACGCTCGTATAAAATACGTGGTGCTTATAATAAAATAAGTTCTCTAACTCAAGAGGAAGCTCAAAATGGAGTAGTTTGTGCTAGTGCAGGAAACCATGCGCAAGGTGTGGCTTTATCTTGTAAATTACTTAAAATCAAAGGCACTATTTATATGCCTACACCAACGCCAAATCAGAAAATAGAACAAGTTAAAATGTTTGGTGGCGATTTTATCAATATTAAACTCGAAGGAGATACGTTTGATGATGCCAACAATGCCGCAGCTGAAGAATGTACAGCATTAGGTAAGAGCTTTATTCACCCTTTTAATGATGAAAAAGTTATTGAAGGTCAAGGTACTGTTGGACTTGAAATTTTAGAACAAGCCACAGAACCTATAGATTATGTGTTTATAGCTGTTGGAGGTGGCGGATTGGCATCTGGTTTATCAACTGTTTTTAAAGAACTTTCTCCAAATACTAAAATTATTGGTGTGGAACCAGAAGGTGCGCCATCGATGACCACTTCAATCAAAAATAATAAGAACACTGAAATCCAGACTATAGAAAAATTTGTTGATGGCGCAGCGGTAAAACGAGTAGGCGACTTAACCTTTGCAATCTGTAAAGAAAATTTACATGCCATGATAACTGTTCCGGAAGGTAAAGTGTGCCAAACAATCTTAGAACTTTATAACAAGGATGCTATTGTGGTAGAACCTGCTGGAGCTTTAAGTATATCTGCATTAGATTTTTATGCAGAAGAAATAAAAGGAAAAAACGTAGTTTGTGTAGTTTCTGGGAGTAATAATGATATAACCCGAACAGCAGAAATAAAAGAACGTGCCTTGCTGTATGCTAATTTAAAGCATTATTTTATTGTGAAATTTCCGCAAAGAGCTGGAGCTTTAAAAGAATTTGTTGTTGAAATTTTAGGACCAGACGATGATATTACACATTTTCAATACGCTAAAAAAACAAATCGTGAAAACGGTTCGGCTGTAGTTGGTATTGTGCTTAAATCTGCAAAAGATTTAGAACCGCTTATAGCCAAAATGAAAGAACGAAATTTCTTTGGAGATTACTTAAATGATAAGCCCGATTTATTTCAGTTTTTAGTGTAGTTTCAAATTTTATAAAACATAATTTCAAATTCTTTTTAATTTCCCGTTTATTATATAGGTTTTAAGATATTTTTTGAGGTATCGTAGTTTTATAATTTATATTTTAACGCAAACGTTTGAGTTGTAAGTATCTTATTTCGTTCTAATTAATATATTAATAATACTGTATTTTTTAGTAGATTGGAGCTGTTTTGTTCTCATTTCGATGAGAATATTAATACCTTTACTTTACTACAAAATACAATATTTTAATATGAAAACTAAATTTCAAGAAATTCCAGAAGCATATAAGATAGATTCTTTATTTCACCAATCAACTTATTTGGTTAATGGAGAACTTAAACACTGGGAAGGAGAAACGGCAGAAGTATATTCTACGATTTCATCTACTAAAGATTATAAACCAACCGTATTAGGTACCATTCCTCAGTTAGGAGAAGCCGAAGCTTTAGAGGCTTTAGAATCTGCAACTAATGCCTATGATAAAGGACAAGGTTTATGGCCAACTATGAAAGTGATTGATAGAATTGCTTGCATGGAAAAGTTTGTTGAAGAAATGAAAACCAAACGCGAAGAAGTTGTAAAACTTTTGATGTGGGAAATTGGAAAAAACTTACCAGATTCTGAAAAAGAGTTTGATAGAACAGTCGATTATATTTATGATACCATTGAAGGATATAAACAAATAGATAGAGACTCGGCAAAATTCGAGAAAAACTCTGGGGTTTATGCACATATTCGTCGTGGTCCATTAGGTGTAGTATTATGCCTAGGGCCATATAATTATCCTTTAAATGAAACTTTTACACTGTTAATTCCTGCATTAATCATGGGGAATCCTGTAGTGTTTAAACCAGCAAAAATAGGTGTACTATTAATTTCACCTTTACTAGAAGCTTTTCAGAGTAGTTTTCCAAAAGGCGTCGTTAATATTGTTTATGGTCGTGGTCGTGTTTTGGCAACACCAATTATGCAATCGGGTAAAATTGATGTGTTGGCTTTAATAGGTAATAGTGAATCTGCAAATGCATTGCAAGCGCAGCATCCAAAAGGGAATAGATTGCGTATGGTTTTAGGTTTAGAAGCTAAAAACCCAGCAATAGTTTTACCAGATGCCGATTTAGATTTAGCAGTAGAAGAATGTTTAGCGGGAACACTTTCGTTTAACGGACAACGCTGTACGGCTTTAAAAGTAATATATGTTCACGAATCGGTTGTCGAAGAATTTAATAGATTGTTTGCTTTTAAAGTAGATCAACTTAAATTTGGAAACCCATGGGAAGCAGGAGCAAAATTAACACCACTTCCAGAGAAAGAGAAGCCAGGGTATATTCAAGAATTAATTGATGATGCTAAAGATAAAGGTGCAGAAATTTTAAATAAAAAAGGAGGAGAAACTACAGATAATTTTATTTTTCCAGCGGTACTTTATCCTGTAACAAAAGATATGCGTGTATTTAAAGAAGAACAATTTGGACCAGTGGTACCAGTGGTTTCTTTTTCAGATATCGAAGAACCTCTTCATGATATGGCAGAGTCTGATTATGGACAACAAGTAAGTTTGTTTGGTCAAAATGTGCATACACTTTCACCGTTAATTGATACTTTGGTTAATTTAGTTTGCCGAGTAAATTTAAACAGCTCATGCCAACGTGGACCAGATGTTTATCCTTTTACAGGAAGAAAAGATTCGGCTTATGGAACATTAAGTGTGCACGATGCTTTACGTTCTTTTTCAATTAGAACCTTTGTTGCTTCAAAAGATAACGCTTATAATAATGCTATTTTAAAAGAATTATTAGAGAAGAAAACATCTAACTTTATTAGCACAGACTATATTTTATAATAAAGAGAAAATCACATAAATTACCTGAAAAAATAATTTTATCTTTAGGCTTCTAGTAGTGCAGAATTTTTCACTGAAAAATATTGCACTACTAGAAGCCTTTATATATGTATATTTGATACATTGAAGATTCCTGTAAAAATTTAATTTAAACTAAAATGACTAAAATGAAAATAGCAAAGTATGTATTAGTTGCTGCGTGTTCTGCAGTAGTATTAATAGGATGTGGAGGAAAAGAAGAAAAGAAGAAAGAAGGCTTTTCTTATGATAAAAAAACAGAGGTTGTAAAAACAGTTGAAAGCAACGCCAACGATGTGGTTATTACAGGAAATGATGCCATGCAATTTAATAAGAAAGAAATTAAAGTAAAAGCTGGGGAAAAAATTAAAATCACCTTAAAGCATATTGGTAAAATGGATAAAAATGTCATGGGACATAATTTCGTTTTACTTAAAAAAGGGGTAAGTCTTTCAGCATTTGGAAATAAAGCAGCTACAGCCAAAGCAACACAATATATTCCAGATAATGGTAAAGATGTTATTGCTCATACTGATATTGTTGGTGCTGGCG from Algibacter sp. L1A34 includes these protein-coding regions:
- a CDS encoding protein-disulfide reductase DsbD domain-containing protein, whose translation is MKSIFIIVAVLALNITQAQILEPVNWETSVNRVSDTEFDLIATATIDSGWHLYSQTVPEDGPIATSFSFDGNGKFLKKGNTKEDEGHVVDDPIFGMKIKYFDNKAIFKQRIKIKTKKSFTVEAVVNFMVCNDSRCLSPTDEDLLFTVD
- the metK gene encoding methionine adenosyltransferase — its product is MAYLFTSESVSEGHPDKVADQISDALIDNFLAFDTESKVACETLVTTGQVVLAGEVKSTTYLDVQKIARDTINKIGYTKGEYMFDGNSCGVLSAIHEQSDDISQGVDRGTKEEQGAGDQGMMFGYASNETENFMPLALDLSHRILKVLAELRRENKDITYLRPDSKSQVTIEYSDDNVPQRIDAIVVSTQHDDFDADDIMLAKIRKDIVEILIPRVISDLPETIQNLFNNDIKYHINPTGKFVIGGPHGDTGLTGRKIIVDTYGGKGAHGGGAFSGKDPSKVDRSAAYATRHIAKNLVAAGVASEVLVQVSYAIGVVEPMGIFIDTYGTCTFNMTDGEIAEKVSELFDMRPFAIEERLKLRAPIYSETAAYGHMGRKNETVTKSFSQPNGESITLDVELFTWEKLDYVDKVKAAFGL
- the ilvD gene encoding dihydroxy-acid dehydratase, giving the protein MKELNKHSRRLTQDESQPASQAMLYAVGLTDEDMKKAQVGIASTGYDGNPCNMHLNNLAAEVKIECKIANLVGLGFNTIGVSDGISMGTSGMNYSLASRDIIADSIETVMNAQSYDALVSVVGCDKNMPGAVIAMLRLNRPSIMMYGGTIASGKYKGRKLNIVSAFEALGQKVAGEIGEEEYRDIIKSAIPGAGACGGMYTANTMASAIECMGFALPYNSSIPAENPNKLSESERTALAIKNLLELDLKPLDIITKKSIENAIALVNALGGSTNAVLHFLAIAHAADIEFTLEDFQRVSDRTPLIADLKPSGKYLMEDVHGVGGTPAVMKYLLDNGYLYGDCMTVTGKTLAENLKDVEALSFDEDSQDVIYPKDKALKSSGNLQILYGNLATEGAVAKISGNEGLLFEGKAVVYDGEQAANTGISNGEVERGDVVVIRYVGPKGGPGMPEMLKPTSLIMGAGLGKSVALITDGRFSGGTHGFVVGHITPEAQEGGTIGLLKTGDKIKISAEDNSINVLLSDEELAERKTQWVQPELKHTKGILYKYAKSVASASKGCVTDAF
- the ilvB gene encoding biosynthetic-type acetolactate synthase large subunit produces the protein MKDTQTIEKQEGKTQETMRITGSEAIIHCLLAEGVDILYGYPGGAIMPVYDELYKFQHKIHHVLTRHEQGAAHAAQGYARISGKVGVAMATSGPGATNLITGIADAQIDSTPIVCITGQVASHLLGSDAFQETDIVGISTPVTKWNCQVTKASQIPEAIAQAFYIAKSGRPGPVLVDITKDAQLEEFDFKYEKCTGIRSYNPIPKTDKEAVKAAAKLINAAKKPMIVWGQGVILGKAEAELKAVIEKAGIPSAWTILGASAVPTSHPLNIGMVGMHGNYAPNVLTNECDVLIAIGMRFDDRVTGNLKTYAKQAKVIHFEIDPAEIDKNVKTEVAVLGNSKDSLSQLLPLLNEANHEAWLQEFKDLYAIEFEKVIKEDLSPSKEGLTMGEVIKQINIETKGNAAIVSDVGQHQMIACRYADFNITKSNITSGGLGTMGFALPAAIGAKMAAPDREVVAIIGDGGFQMNIQELGTIFQQKTPVKIVVLNNEFLGMVRQWQQLFFDKRYASTEMTNPNFVAIAEGYYIKARKVEKREELADAVKEMIESKESYFLEVCVEKEGNVFPMIETGASVSDVRLC
- the ilvN gene encoding acetolactate synthase small subunit encodes the protein MNQDIQSFTISIYTENNIGLLNRISAIFQRRHINIESLTTSQSEIDGVNRFVIVVNMCEEQAIKIVKQIEKQVETIRAFYHIEDDTIFTESSMFKIRSELLFNEPQIQNIIKESYARIVTVNKDFFVLEKSGRRLEIENLRKELSVYGIMQFVRSGRIAVTKEEMKVTEVLKAFNNKY
- the ilvC gene encoding ketol-acid reductoisomerase translates to MGNYFNTLSLRDKLNQLSKCRFMDSSEFEDGVNALKGKKIVIVGCGAQGLNQGLNMRDSGLDISYTLRDAAIAEKRQSFLNASDNGFTVGTYQELIPTADLVLNLTPDKQHTSVVKAIMPLMKKGATLSYSHGFNIVEEGTQVREDLTVIMVAPKCPGTEVREEYKRGFGVPTLIAVHEENDPEGKGWAQAKAYAAATGGDKAGVLASSFIAEVKSDLMGEQTILCGLLQTGSILCFDKMVEKGIDAGYASKLIQYGWETITEGLKYGGITNMMDRLSNPAKIKAFELSEELKDIMRPLFQKHMDDIIEGRFSAGMMADWANDDKDLLGWRAATAETAFEKTPAGDVEISEQEFYDNGVLMVAMVRAGVELAFEAMTDSGIIEASAYYESLHETPLIANTIARRKLYEMNAVISDTAEYGCYLFDHACKPLLADFMKTVDTDIIGKPYATSNGAGVDNAKLIEVNAALRNHPVEKVGTFLRASMTAMKPIV
- the ilvA gene encoding threonine ammonia-lyase IlvA gives rise to the protein MKEITYFPSINNIKRAADTIKKVSAVTPLGQSLRLSENFEANIFLKREDLQQVRSYKIRGAYNKISSLTQEEAQNGVVCASAGNHAQGVALSCKLLKIKGTIYMPTPTPNQKIEQVKMFGGDFINIKLEGDTFDDANNAAAEECTALGKSFIHPFNDEKVIEGQGTVGLEILEQATEPIDYVFIAVGGGGLASGLSTVFKELSPNTKIIGVEPEGAPSMTTSIKNNKNTEIQTIEKFVDGAAVKRVGDLTFAICKENLHAMITVPEGKVCQTILELYNKDAIVVEPAGALSISALDFYAEEIKGKNVVCVVSGSNNDITRTAEIKERALLYANLKHYFIVKFPQRAGALKEFVVEILGPDDDITHFQYAKKTNRENGSAVVGIVLKSAKDLEPLIAKMKERNFFGDYLNDKPDLFQFLV